From Methanococcus maripaludis, the proteins below share one genomic window:
- a CDS encoding tetrahydromethanopterin S-methyltransferase subunit B, with protein MDIVKVCPELHIVMDVDSGLIAEMRKDILVVDLHPVEDEINKLAQYAKALENSLDPRNTPMKAYAGREGTYKLAGMFQGMFFGFWVTMAVLVLVTILAVKMNLSLIGL; from the coding sequence ATGGATATCGTCAAAGTATGTCCTGAACTTCACATAGTAATGGACGTAGACTCAGGTTTAATAGCCGAAATGAGAAAAGACATTCTCGTTGTAGATTTACACCCTGTTGAAGACGAAATAAACAAATTAGCACAATACGCAAAAGCATTAGAAAACTCGCTTGATCCAAGAAACACACCTATGAAAGCATACGCTGGAAGGGAAGGAACTTACAAACTTGCAGGTATGTTCCAAGGAATGTTCTTTGGTTTCTGGGTAACAATGGCAGTTCTTGTGCTTGTAACTATATTGGCTGTTAAAATGAATCTAAGCCTAATAGGGTTGTAA
- the mtrC gene encoding tetrahydromethanopterin S-methyltransferase subunit MtrC — protein sequence MSHGGGGHAAELFPEDQVLAIGAVLSIIGMYVAQFVPSLAMLIGGLLAAGACVAGANTTRRVAAYGLGTGVPSIGMVSLGMGTISALAGVLIPSAFGLPVLATPILAAVIAVIVGFIVGKLTQNPVGMKVPIIVSSMTKLSLMGALAILGFCTAFAGGFSADLIINGAINNGVIALAFIAAGMSILHPFNACIGPDESHKRTITLAVACGLMAWLIFSIAKLDIVSIVVAAIFWLYTYGSFVKMSLGDACEVKYVPELPKKE from the coding sequence ATGTCACATGGTGGTGGAGGACACGCAGCAGAGCTTTTTCCTGAAGATCAGGTTTTAGCTATCGGCGCTGTATTATCAATCATCGGAATGTACGTTGCACAATTTGTTCCGTCATTAGCTATGCTCATTGGTGGGTTATTAGCTGCGGGCGCTTGTGTTGCAGGTGCAAACACTACAAGAAGAGTAGCCGCTTACGGATTAGGTACAGGTGTTCCATCAATTGGAATGGTAAGTTTAGGTATGGGTACAATTTCAGCATTGGCAGGTGTTTTAATACCTTCAGCATTTGGACTCCCAGTACTTGCTACACCAATCCTTGCTGCAGTAATCGCAGTAATTGTTGGATTTATTGTTGGTAAATTAACACAAAATCCAGTAGGAATGAAAGTACCAATTATCGTTTCAAGTATGACTAAACTCTCATTAATGGGTGCTTTAGCAATTTTAGGATTCTGTACTGCATTTGCAGGCGGATTTTCAGCTGATTTAATTATTAATGGTGCAATCAACAACGGAGTTATTGCATTGGCATTTATTGCAGCAGGTATGTCAATTTTACACCCATTCAACGCATGTATCGGCCCAGATGAAAGCCACAAGAGAACAATTACTCTTGCAGTTGCATGTGGATTGATGGCATGGTTGATATTCTCAATTGCAAAATTAGACATAGTTTCAATAGTAGTAGCTGCAATCTTCTGGTTATACACTTACGGATCATTCGTAAAAATGTCACTTGGTGACGCTTGCGAAGTTAAATATGTACCAGAATTGCCTAAGAAAGAGTAA
- the mtrD gene encoding tetrahydromethanopterin S-methyltransferase subunit D produces the protein MDATSFILPLAEITIAGAIINASVHFVPVGGAPAAMATSTGVGTGTTQLAAGAGFTGLLAAAAMASQAGVSLSNPVHMLLIMLSGAVGAMIMLGLTMLIGQIIYVYGIGIVPAADKCEKDPITGDIQKPYITPGTTGHGIPTVCFVSGTIGAALGGLGGALAYIALQQLGFAAAIAGVLAVGFFFMNAVLASYNIGGTIEGFHDPKFKKMPNGVIASFVSSLIAGAVLIGMAMGL, from the coding sequence ATGGATGCTACAAGCTTTATATTACCTCTTGCGGAAATAACCATTGCGGGAGCGATTATCAACGCAAGTGTTCACTTCGTTCCAGTAGGTGGTGCTCCAGCAGCGATGGCTACTTCAACAGGGGTAGGTACAGGTACAACACAGTTAGCAGCAGGTGCAGGTTTTACTGGACTCTTAGCTGCAGCTGCAATGGCTTCACAAGCAGGTGTTTCACTGTCTAATCCAGTTCACATGTTATTAATCATGTTATCTGGTGCTGTCGGTGCAATGATCATGTTAGGTCTTACAATGTTAATTGGTCAGATTATCTATGTATACGGTATTGGTATCGTCCCTGCAGCAGATAAATGTGAAAAAGACCCTATTACAGGAGATATTCAAAAACCATACATTACACCAGGTACAACAGGACACGGTATTCCAACCGTTTGTTTCGTAAGTGGTACAATTGGTGCAGCACTTGGTGGTCTTGGTGGTGCTCTTGCATACATCGCACTCCAGCAGTTAGGATTTGCTGCAGCTATTGCAGGTGTATTGGCAGTTGGATTCTTCTTCATGAACGCAGTATTAGCTTCATACAATATTGGTGGTACAATCGAAGGATTCCACGACCCTAAATTTAAGAAAATGCCAAACGGAGTTATTGCTTCATTTGTTTCTTCATTAATCGCAGGAGCAGTATTAATTGGAATGGCTATGGGACTTTAA
- the mtrE gene encoding tetrahydromethanopterin S-methyltransferase subunit E translates to MDPTLISLGALALAGAAATVSGCAEDLESDVGSQSNPNSQVQLGPQMGNIHRYFNKAISGEPVSYGLYVAVAGTIAWALINAGLNVVLAIIVGAGVAAIVHGAYSVSAFLGRTVGQSKKFGQPVYMDVLTSHIGPIVGHGFIAVFTMTLAAYLATTALGNPFPLPLVSLIFGITVGAIGSSTGDVHYGAEREYQKYPFGGGIPVANQGDIDIYAEYGVRNGLDSSYFCSRFGGPLTGLCFGLIIFLDGWRSILGNIIGGDLVTKTSIALLVGLLVVAVAAVINRKLEVYARNKYGPYRN, encoded by the coding sequence ATGGATCCAACATTGATTTCTCTGGGGGCATTGGCCCTAGCAGGAGCAGCTGCGACTGTTTCTGGTTGTGCTGAAGACTTGGAATCCGACGTCGGTTCACAGTCCAACCCTAACTCTCAGGTTCAATTAGGTCCGCAAATGGGCAATATTCACAGATACTTCAACAAGGCTATATCTGGGGAACCTGTATCATACGGTTTGTATGTTGCAGTTGCAGGTACCATTGCTTGGGCACTAATAAACGCAGGATTAAACGTTGTTTTAGCGATAATCGTGGGTGCAGGTGTTGCTGCAATCGTACACGGTGCTTACTCAGTTAGTGCATTCCTTGGAAGAACTGTAGGTCAGTCCAAAAAGTTCGGACAACCTGTTTACATGGATGTTCTTACATCACACATAGGTCCAATCGTAGGACACGGATTTATAGCTGTTTTCACAATGACTCTTGCTGCATATTTAGCAACAACGGCATTAGGAAACCCATTCCCATTACCATTGGTTTCATTGATCTTCGGTATTACTGTAGGTGCTATCGGTTCATCAACTGGTGACGTTCACTACGGTGCTGAAAGAGAATACCAAAAATACCCATTCGGTGGCGGTATCCCTGTTGCTAACCAAGGTGACATCGATATTTACGCAGAATATGGGGTAAGAAATGGTTTAGATTCTTCATACTTCTGTTCAAGATTTGGTGGTCCACTTACAGGATTATGCTTTGGTTTAATTATCTTCCTCGATGGCTGGAGAAGCATTCTCGGTAACATCATCGGTGGAGACTTAGTAACAAAAACATCAATCGCACTTTTAGTAGGTCTCTTAGTAGTGGCCGTTGCAGCAGTTATCAACAGGAAACTCGAGGTATATGCTAGAAACAAATACGGACCATACAGAAATTAA
- the mcrA gene encoding coenzyme-B sulfoethylthiotransferase subunit alpha: MEAEKRLFLKALKEKFEEDPKEKYTKFYTFGGWEQSARKREFVEANEKIVAEKRQGIPLYNPDIGVPLGQRKLMPYKLSNTDDYCEGDDLHFLNNAAIQQLWDDIRRTVIVGMDTAHSVLEKRLGVEVTPETINEYMHTINHSLPGGAVVQEHMVEVHPSLAWDCYARIFTGDDELADELDSRFLIDINKLFPEEQAETLKAAIGKKTYQVSRVPSLVGRVCDGGTISRWSAMQIGMSFITAYKLCAGEAATADFSYASKHADVIQMGNALPGRRARGPNEPGGIRFGILSDVVQTTRVSEDPVEQSLEVVATGAALYDQIWLGAYMSGGIGFTQYATASYTDDILDDFSYYALDYVEKKYGRMGTKATMDVVEDVAGEVTLYALEQYDDYPALLEDHFGGSQRAAVAAAASGIGVCMATGNSNAGVNGWYLSQILHKEYHSRLGFYGYDLQDQCGASNSLAIRNDEAAPLELRGPNYPNYAMNVGHQGEYAGIAQAAHSARGDAFALNPLVKVAFADPMLVFDFSKPRKEIARGALREFEAAGERDVILPAK, translated from the coding sequence ATGGAAGCTGAAAAAAGATTATTTTTGAAAGCCTTAAAGGAAAAATTCGAAGAAGACCCTAAAGAAAAGTACACAAAATTCTATACTTTTGGCGGTTGGGAACAATCTGCTAGAAAAAGAGAATTTGTTGAAGCTAATGAAAAAATAGTAGCTGAAAAAAGACAAGGAATCCCACTCTACAACCCAGATATTGGTGTTCCTCTAGGACAGAGAAAATTAATGCCTTACAAATTGTCAAACACTGACGACTACTGTGAAGGTGACGATTTACACTTCTTAAACAACGCTGCTATCCAACAATTATGGGACGATATCAGAAGAACTGTTATTGTAGGTATGGACACTGCTCACTCAGTTTTAGAAAAAAGATTGGGTGTAGAAGTAACTCCTGAAACAATCAACGAATACATGCACACAATCAACCACTCCCTTCCAGGAGGAGCTGTTGTTCAGGAACACATGGTTGAAGTTCACCCTTCCCTTGCATGGGACTGTTACGCTAGAATCTTCACCGGTGACGATGAATTAGCTGACGAATTAGACAGCAGATTCTTAATCGACATCAACAAATTATTCCCTGAAGAACAAGCTGAAACATTAAAAGCTGCAATTGGTAAAAAAACATACCAAGTATCAAGAGTTCCATCACTCGTAGGTAGAGTATGTGACGGTGGTACAATCTCAAGATGGTCTGCAATGCAGATCGGAATGTCATTCATTACCGCATACAAACTTTGTGCAGGGGAAGCTGCAACAGCTGACTTCTCATACGCTTCAAAACACGCTGATGTAATTCAGATGGGTAATGCTTTACCAGGAAGAAGAGCAAGAGGTCCAAACGAACCAGGAGGAATCAGATTCGGTATTCTCTCCGATGTTGTACAAACAACAAGAGTTTCAGAAGACCCAGTTGAACAATCATTAGAAGTAGTAGCAACAGGTGCTGCTTTATATGACCAAATCTGGCTCGGTGCATACATGTCTGGTGGTATAGGATTCACTCAATACGCTACCGCATCATACACCGACGATATCTTAGATGACTTCTCATACTACGCACTCGACTACGTTGAGAAAAAATACGGTAGAATGGGAACAAAAGCTACAATGGATGTAGTAGAAGATGTTGCTGGAGAAGTTACACTCTACGCATTAGAACAGTACGATGACTACCCAGCATTATTAGAAGACCACTTCGGTGGATCACAAAGAGCTGCAGTTGCTGCTGCTGCATCAGGTATTGGTGTATGTATGGCAACAGGAAACTCAAACGCTGGTGTAAACGGCTGGTACTTATCACAAATCTTACACAAAGAATACCACAGCAGACTCGGATTCTACGGTTACGACTTGCAGGACCAGTGTGGTGCTTCAAACTCACTCGCAATCAGAAACGACGAAGCTGCACCTCTTGAATTAAGAGGACCTAACTACCCTAACTACGCGATGAACGTAGGTCACCAGGGAGAATACGCAGGTATTGCACAAGCTGCTCACTCTGCAAGAGGAGACGCATTTGCACTTAACCCATTGGTAAAAGTTGCATTCGCTGACCCAATGCTCGTATTCGATTTCTCCAAACCTAGAAAAGAAATTGCTAGGGGAGCATTAAGAGAATTCGAAGCTGCAGGAGAAAGAGACGTTATCTTACCTGCTAAATAA
- the mcrG gene encoding coenzyme-B sulfoethylthiotransferase subunit gamma codes for MAYTPQFYPGATKVAENRRNHLNPNYELEKLREIPDEDVVKIMGHRQPGEDYKTVHPPLEEMDFVEDYARDLVEPLNGAKEGHRVRYIQFADSMYFAPAQPYDRSRSYMSRLRGVDAGTLSGRQVVECRESDLEEFSKNILMDTELFDPATSGMRGATVHGHSLRLDENGMMFDALQRCVFDEKTGHVMYVKDQVGKPLDAPVDVGEPIPEAKLREITTIYRNDGVAMRADPDVIEVVKRIHRARTLGGYIPTNETFKGL; via the coding sequence ATGGCATACACGCCTCAGTTCTACCCTGGTGCAACAAAAGTTGCTGAAAACAGACGAAATCACTTGAATCCAAACTATGAATTGGAAAAATTAAGAGAAATCCCTGATGAAGATGTTGTAAAAATCATGGGACACAGACAACCTGGTGAAGACTACAAAACAGTTCACCCTCCACTTGAAGAAATGGACTTCGTAGAAGACTACGCAAGAGACTTAGTAGAACCATTAAACGGTGCTAAAGAAGGACACAGAGTTAGATACATTCAGTTTGCTGACTCAATGTACTTTGCTCCTGCTCAACCATACGACAGATCAAGATCATACATGTCAAGATTAAGAGGAGTAGACGCAGGTACACTCTCAGGAAGGCAAGTTGTTGAATGTAGAGAAAGTGACCTTGAAGAATTCTCCAAAAACATACTCATGGATACAGAACTCTTTGACCCTGCTACATCAGGTATGAGAGGTGCAACCGTACACGGACACTCATTAAGATTAGACGAAAACGGTATGATGTTTGATGCACTCCAAAGATGTGTATTCGACGAAAAAACCGGACACGTTATGTACGTAAAAGATCAGGTGGGAAAACCACTCGATGCACCTGTTGACGTTGGAGAACCAATCCCTGAAGCAAAATTAAGAGAAATTACAACCATCTACAGAAACGATGGTGTTGCAATGAGAGCAGATCCTGACGTTATCGAAGTTGTAAAAAGAATTCACAGAGCAAGAACACTCGGTGGATACATCCCTACAAACGAAACATTCAAAGGATTATAA
- the mcrC gene encoding methyl-coenzyme M reductase I operon protein C: MPVGRKEQIVDCRAVMGLGEGGGLAQRGTFAEGLRNDVVVVAMSPGRRHITKPVCEITYGIREAGIQTSVLVLDAGGGIPSDAPQGSLGSTFGLKPEEAKQVNRHKLCVIHFGNVKSHIIYKARLFLKYVDIPTIIVCQTPVDMEDFAAIGIKTKNVMPLESKTEGKIVEIITGVIRGESAPQKKIDEIIESIKKHLG; the protein is encoded by the coding sequence ATGCCAGTAGGTAGAAAAGAGCAGATCGTTGATTGTAGGGCTGTTATGGGTCTTGGTGAAGGAGGCGGACTTGCACAAAGAGGAACATTTGCAGAAGGGCTACGTAACGACGTGGTTGTTGTTGCAATGTCTCCAGGGAGAAGGCACATTACAAAACCCGTGTGCGAAATTACCTATGGAATAAGGGAAGCGGGAATTCAGACCAGCGTTCTTGTATTAGATGCAGGAGGGGGAATTCCGTCAGATGCTCCACAAGGAAGTTTGGGTTCCACTTTTGGACTTAAACCCGAAGAAGCTAAACAAGTTAATAGGCATAAATTATGTGTAATACATTTTGGAAATGTAAAAAGCCACATAATTTACAAAGCTAGATTATTCTTAAAATACGTGGATATTCCTACAATAATTGTTTGCCAAACTCCAGTAGATATGGAAGATTTCGCAGCAATTGGAATAAAAACGAAAAATGTAATGCCTTTGGAATCAAAAACTGAAGGTAAAATCGTTGAAATTATTACTGGCGTAATAAGAGGAGAATCAGCTCCTCAAAAAAAAATTGATGAAATCATTGAAAGCATAAAAAAACATTTAGGTTAA
- the mcrD gene encoding methyl-coenzyme M reductase operon protein D produces the protein MIELEVFPHRYLKAETTEKFLNRAYSLSKVQRVVIHGESLPNKVGYGPAKGTPVNHSEKREITVKGVPVELMLQVGRLWVLLDDESEIEKIEEICKDLFPFGYRLTKGKFLRNDPTVSDFIKYGESAVDDIDKRLLGATDPRSKFDSSVTIIPKSEKNE, from the coding sequence ATGATTGAATTAGAAGTCTTCCCACATAGGTATTTAAAAGCAGAAACTACCGAAAAATTCCTGAACCGCGCTTATTCATTGAGTAAAGTTCAAAGAGTAGTCATACATGGAGAATCTCTTCCCAATAAAGTTGGATATGGTCCAGCTAAAGGAACTCCTGTAAATCACTCGGAAAAAAGGGAAATTACTGTTAAGGGAGTCCCTGTAGAACTCATGCTTCAAGTTGGAAGGTTATGGGTTTTACTGGATGATGAAAGCGAAATTGAAAAAATCGAAGAAATCTGTAAGGATCTTTTCCCATTTGGATACCGGTTAACAAAGGGTAAATTCTTAAGGAACGACCCTACAGTATCGGATTTCATAAAATACGGGGAATCTGCTGTTGATGATATCGACAAAAGATTATTAGGTGCAACTGACCCCAGAAGTAAGTTTGATTCTTCTGTCACAATTATCCCAAAGAGCGAAAAAAACGAGTAA
- the mcrB gene encoding coenzyme-B sulfoethylthiotransferase subunit beta, translating to MVKYEDKISLYDAKGNLVAENVPLEAISPLYNPTIKSMVKNIKRTVAVNLAGIEGTLAAGKIGGKGCQVPGRTLDISAVSNAQAIADEVEKILKVSEDDDTAVKIINGGKQLAVQVPTARLEVAAEYSVSMLSTAMALKEALIKTFNIDMFDGSTVHAAIVGNYPQVMDYAGSNIASLLGAPSMMEGLGYALRNIPVNHAVATTKKNMMNAIAFSSVMEQTATFEMGDAVGSFERQHLLGLAYQGLNADNLVIDFIKANAKGTVGSVVETVIDRAIADGVIVVDKTMSSGFNMYKPADVNKWNAYAAAGLVAAVAVSCGAARAAQNVASVILYFNDILEYETGLPGVDYGRSMGTAVGFSFFSHSIYGGGGPGIFNGNHVVTRHSKGFAIPPVCAAMCADAGTQMFSPEHTSGLVGSVYSAFDEFREPMKYVIEGALSIKDQF from the coding sequence ATGGTAAAGTATGAAGATAAGATAAGTTTGTACGATGCGAAAGGAAACCTAGTAGCCGAAAATGTACCATTAGAAGCTATTAGCCCATTATACAACCCTACCATAAAAAGTATGGTAAAGAACATCAAAAGAACAGTTGCTGTGAACCTAGCTGGTATCGAAGGTACCTTAGCTGCAGGTAAAATCGGTGGAAAAGGCTGTCAAGTTCCAGGAAGAACTTTGGATATATCTGCAGTAAGCAATGCTCAAGCAATTGCTGACGAAGTAGAAAAAATCTTAAAAGTATCCGAAGACGACGATACAGCAGTAAAAATAATCAACGGTGGAAAACAGTTAGCTGTGCAAGTTCCAACCGCAAGATTGGAAGTAGCTGCAGAATACTCAGTATCCATGCTTTCAACTGCTATGGCATTAAAAGAAGCACTTATTAAAACATTCAACATCGACATGTTCGATGGTTCAACAGTGCACGCTGCAATTGTTGGTAACTACCCACAGGTTATGGATTACGCAGGCAGTAACATTGCATCACTCTTAGGTGCACCTTCAATGATGGAAGGTTTAGGTTACGCTTTAAGAAACATTCCAGTTAACCACGCAGTTGCTACAACCAAGAAAAACATGATGAACGCTATTGCATTCTCATCAGTTATGGAACAAACTGCAACATTCGAAATGGGTGACGCAGTAGGATCATTCGAAAGACAGCACTTACTTGGTTTAGCTTACCAAGGATTAAACGCTGATAACTTAGTTATTGACTTTATTAAAGCAAATGCAAAAGGAACTGTTGGTTCAGTTGTAGAAACAGTTATTGATAGAGCCATTGCTGACGGCGTAATCGTTGTTGACAAAACAATGAGCTCAGGATTCAACATGTACAAACCAGCTGACGTAAACAAATGGAATGCATACGCAGCAGCAGGATTAGTTGCAGCAGTTGCAGTAAGCTGTGGTGCAGCAAGAGCAGCACAGAACGTTGCTTCAGTTATTTTATACTTCAACGATATTTTAGAGTACGAAACTGGTTTACCTGGTGTTGACTACGGTAGATCAATGGGTACTGCAGTAGGATTCTCATTCTTCTCACACTCAATCTACGGTGGTGGTGGACCTGGTATCTTTAACGGTAACCACGTTGTAACCAGACACTCCAAAGGATTCGCAATTCCTCCAGTATGTGCAGCAATGTGTGCAGATGCAGGTACACAAATGTTCTCACCTGAACACACTTCAGGATTAGTTGGTTCAGTATACTCAGCATTTGATGAATTCAGAGAACCAATGAAATACGTAATTGAAGGAGCTTTAAGCATTAAAGACCAGTTTTAA
- the mmp10 gene encoding methyl coenzyme M reductase-arginine methyltransferase Mmp10 (Mmp10 (methanogenesis marker protein 10) is a cobalamin-requiring radical SAM methyltransferase that creates the methylarginine modification to methyl coenzyme M reductase.), which translates to MNQKFGFNNIDAGFGFEDTDNNDSNDKSQLLIDLKGEPGKNCGGFCKFCYFRKVNFNNPEPLGCGQCTFQIGCDYCTNSIREINGNFIPVPFAIEQVQNAIIFKRYEKVNITSGGDTSYYPYLEDLCKIINEMGLKIHLGYTSGKGLKGIESAKYLVDSGVDEVTFSVFSTDPNLRKEWMNDKNPEQSLECLKYFCENCETHCAIIVIPGVNDGEVLKNTISDLVSWGANAVILMRFANNVENGLIFGNEPLIEEIPVHTVEEFGTLVKEMHELFGNSVRISGTPVYDPITNTPFAICHEEEILNELRAKIKAQATIITGNVSYIYLSKIFENTPIKVISVNKDIADLITKTDLETVDLSQVTDTVLYPVNALVHERDAEDIFTKDGMKRIVLKGIDKLTMDGEVSGIFTKEEAIEFEVNAFNELIEKINFFGNPV; encoded by the coding sequence ATGAACCAAAAGTTTGGATTTAATAATATTGATGCGGGTTTTGGCTTTGAAGATACGGATAATAACGATTCAAATGACAAATCCCAGCTGTTAATCGACCTTAAAGGGGAACCTGGAAAGAATTGTGGCGGTTTTTGTAAATTTTGCTACTTTAGGAAAGTTAATTTTAATAATCCTGAACCTTTAGGCTGTGGGCAGTGCACATTCCAGATAGGATGCGACTACTGTACAAATTCGATAAGGGAAATCAATGGAAACTTTATTCCCGTACCTTTTGCAATCGAACAGGTTCAGAACGCGATAATATTCAAAAGATATGAAAAAGTAAATATTACAAGCGGTGGAGACACTAGTTACTACCCATATCTTGAGGATTTATGCAAAATAATCAATGAAATGGGTTTAAAGATACACTTAGGTTATACTTCGGGTAAGGGGTTAAAAGGTATCGAATCGGCAAAATATCTTGTGGATTCCGGTGTAGACGAAGTCACATTTTCTGTTTTTTCTACAGATCCCAATCTTAGAAAAGAATGGATGAATGATAAAAATCCAGAACAATCTCTTGAATGTTTAAAATATTTTTGTGAGAATTGTGAAACCCACTGTGCGATAATCGTAATTCCTGGGGTGAATGATGGCGAAGTATTAAAAAATACTATTTCAGATCTCGTTTCATGGGGTGCGAATGCCGTAATACTGATGAGGTTTGCAAATAATGTTGAAAATGGACTTATTTTTGGAAATGAACCATTAATTGAAGAGATACCTGTTCATACGGTCGAAGAATTTGGGACTTTGGTAAAAGAAATGCACGAATTATTTGGAAATAGCGTAAGAATTTCTGGAACTCCAGTATATGACCCAATAACAAACACGCCATTCGCAATTTGTCACGAAGAGGAAATTTTGAATGAACTCAGGGCTAAAATTAAAGCACAAGCAACGATAATTACCGGAAATGTTTCTTATATATATTTAAGCAAAATTTTCGAAAACACGCCGATAAAGGTTATATCTGTAAACAAAGATATTGCAGATTTAATTACAAAAACAGACCTTGAAACAGTTGATTTATCACAAGTAACTGATACTGTACTTTATCCTGTAAATGCACTTGTTCACGAAAGAGATGCAGAAGATATTTTTACAAAAGATGGAATGAAAAGAATAGTTTTAAAGGGAATTGATAAATTAACAATGGATGGCGAAGTTTCAGGAATTTTCACCAAAGAAGAAGCAATAGAATTTGAAGTAAATGCATTTAATGAATTAATTGAAAAAATAAATTTCTTTGGAAATCCTGTTTAA
- a CDS encoding UbiX family flavin prenyltransferase translates to MDEIIVCITGASGVIYSKRLLEVLKEENIKTSLIISNSAKKIIKHELKMEIDEFKKLADNNYENDNFFAPVASGSHKFKAAVVVPCSMKSLSSIATGYSDNLIGRVCDISLKERRDLIIVPREMPFSTIHLENMTKLSHLGVSIIPPAPGFYNDPKTIDDLVNFVVGRILDNLKIENKIFKRWGE, encoded by the coding sequence ATGGATGAGATAATAGTATGTATTACCGGAGCTAGCGGTGTAATTTATTCAAAACGGCTTTTAGAAGTTTTAAAAGAAGAAAATATTAAAACATCGCTGATAATCTCAAATTCTGCTAAAAAAATAATCAAACACGAACTTAAAATGGAAATTGACGAATTTAAAAAACTTGCCGACAACAACTATGAAAACGATAACTTTTTTGCACCTGTGGCATCAGGTTCTCATAAATTTAAAGCAGCAGTGGTAGTTCCATGTTCTATGAAGTCGTTGTCATCAATAGCAACAGGATACAGCGATAATTTAATTGGAAGAGTCTGTGATATTTCATTAAAAGAGCGAAGGGATTTAATAATCGTTCCAAGAGAAATGCCATTTAGTACAATCCATCTTGAAAATATGACAAAACTATCACATTTGGGAGTTTCAATAATTCCACCTGCTCCCGGATTTTACAACGATCCAAAAACAATAGATGATCTAGTGAACTTTGTTGTTGGAAGAATTTTGGACAATTTAAAAATTGAAAATAAAATATTTAAGAGATGGGGAGAATAA